The genomic window CGCCTTCTGCGCGACTGGCAAGCGTTGGCAACACGAATTTAAGCCGCCGCGCTTCGCCCGTGCTAAAACCGATGACGATGTAGAGCGCGCTACAGGACGGCGTTATCGTGCCTTTACCGTTTGATGGGGGTTGGACCAGGGTAAAAACCATCTGGTGATGGCCTTGCTTCAATTCCAGGCTGCTGGCGCCACGCAGTAGAACGCTCCCCAGCGTTTTACCATCGACGATTAATAGTTCAAGTTCTTCAGGGAGTTGCAGCGTTGTCGCCATCACGGGAAACCCGGTTAAGATGCCTAAACTTATAACCAGGACGCGCAGGAAATTCATTATCTCACCTTATCAGAACGTAAGCAGAATAATTCACTATGTCTACATGCCAATAATAATAATTTTGTATCATTTAGTCATACTTATTTTTATTTTGATATTATTGATTTTCACTTAGGAAAGAGATTTTTTACCGGGTGGTATATACTTAAAATACCTTTTCCCCGCGGAGAACCGTCATAACAGACGCTGAAATCAGCGACATTCTTCAGACTGTGAAAACCATCGCCCTGGTAGGCGCCAGCGATAATCTGGCCCGGCCCAGCCACGGCGTTATGGCCTATTTATTGGCCAGGGGGCTATCAGGTCTTCCCGGTGAATCCGGCTCTGGCAGGAAAAACCATTCTAGGGCAGACCGTTTACGGCTCTTTGGCCGAGATCCCCGCCAAAATCGATATGGTGGATGTCTTTCGACGCGCTGAGGCGGTGTACGATCTAACGCAGGAAGCGATTGCCATTGATGCCGGTGTGCGGGGCTGCAATTAGGCATTGTCAATGAACAGGCGGCTGTGCTGGCGAAAAATGTGGGTATGAAAGTGGTGCTGGATCGCTGTCCGAAAATTGAAATCCCGCGTCTTGGCCTGGACCGCTGAGCACTGCTGTCAAGTGAAACCTGAGGCTGACATACCGCCCCAAGGGGTAACCGCGGTGTTGGAGATGTATTGCCATCCGGCGGACAGTTGGCGCCGGCGCCTGGGTGAGTCAGTGAGGGGAGAACAGGCTACGCGCTGGCGCAGCCCTCCGGTTAATTTCTCAGGCGCGGCGCCTGAAGCTGTAATCGGATGGACTCAGCCAATTCATCCAGTGTCGGCTGTTCGGGATGGACGGGGAAAGATTCATAACCCAGCTGCGCTTCCGCCAGATAGATATGCACCGGTTTTCCCTCTTCATCTTCCATGACCACATGATACCACGGGGCCGTACGCAGGCTATCGTCAGCCGCGATATCGTCTAGCGAAGGCTTCTCCAGGGAGTATTCCGGATCCACATCGATAATGACCCCCAGGTACCCCAGCAGTTTATGCCGGACCTGCTGCCCTATGCCAAATTTGCTGGCAATCATAAGAACTCCAATGAAAAGTATGCCTTACACTTAATATGGGGGAGGCCCTGGGGAATTCAAGGTGACAGAACACAATTTAACTAGCCCGACAGGCAAAACCTTTCAAATACAGCCCTTCGGGTAGGCGCCGGCAATGGGGTGATCGGCGGCCTGGCGAAACTGTTCAATAAACTGAATCTCGCGGCCGGCATCGAGCGCCGCATCCGCCAGGATTTTCTGAAACAAATCGGTAGACATCAGACCTGAGCAGAATCCCCTCTGGCGCCAGCAGCTGCAGCGCTAGCATATTGATATCTTTGTAGCCGCGGCACGCGCTGGCCAACTGATTTTTATTTTCCACAAACTGACGCTGTTAGGAATGCCGAACAGCATCCGGATCGCATAACAATCGATCTGCTAGGGGGGGCGTAGTCACAAGTTCTGATTTATTCAACAAAGCCAATTTTGGAGTGATTTAGATGGGAAGACGTCGAATTAATCCAGAGGATAATAAGCTACCCAAGTGCGTAAGGTCTAATGGCTACAGCTACGTATTCAAACCTCATGGCTCTACAAAAACAATGGGCTTAGGTAAAATAAAAGAAACGACGATTACGCAGGTATGGGCCAACTATGAAAGATTAATGGCTGAATTATTCATCACATTAACATTTGCTCAACTGTGGACTTATTTTCTTGATAGCGCCTATTTTTCTGAACTTAAGCCCCGAACCCAAAAAGATTATCTACAGCACCAGAAGAAACTGCTCGCTGTTTTTGGTAAGGTCAGCGTGAACAGTATTAAGCCAGAGCACGTGAGAACATTCATGGATAAGCGTGGTTTGCAGAGCAAAACACAGGCGAATTATGAGATGGAAAGCATGTCCAGAGTCTACCGCTGGGGCTATGAGCGTGGGTATGTTAAAAGTAATCCTTGTGCTGGCGTAATGAAGTTTAAAGCAGTCAAGAGAGATCGCTATATTACCGATGATGAGTATCTTGCTATTTATCAAGCCGCTGATAAGGTGGTCAAAGCTGCCATGGAGATAGCGTATCTATGTGCTGCCAGATTATCCGATGTACTTGACATGAAGTGGCAACAAGTTACCGAAAAAGGAATATTTATTCAGCAGAGGGAAACGGGGATCAAACAAATTAAGGTTTGGACGCCAAGACTACGGGAAGCCATAGAACTAGCTAGATCCGTTTTCACTTCTAAGCAAACCGATACCCCAGTCATTATGGGCCAGCATAAAGGCCATTATAGCAAGCGAGGGTTCAGCAATCGCTGGATGGAAGCACGTTCCAAAGCATCGGGTCAGCTTGGCTACGAACTTGATTTTACGCTTCATGATTTGAAAGCTAAGGGAATTTCAGACTACAGCGGAAGTATAAAAGATAAGGCTCTATTTTAGTGGGCATAAATCAGAGAGTCAAATTTTGGTGTATGACAGAAAGGTTAAATTATCACCTAGTCTTGACATTACTTCTCTGCCTAATAGTTAAAATATACCAATACCAATTTTTTGCTTGTCTGGGTTACCAACTAAGTTGTTGATAAATATGGCGGAGGAGGTGAGATTCGAACTCACGAAAGGTCGCCCTTCGCCGGTTTTCAAGACCGGTGCCTTCAACCACTCGGCCACTCCTCCGCAACGAGGCGAACTATAAACAGAGTCGATCCGGTTGTAAAGAGCGTTTGCTCTAATTGACTGAAAAATCGTCATTAGTCTCTTCGCCACCTTCTTTTTTCCGCCAGCGCCGGCTTAGGTGCGTAAAGATGGGTAAAAGCCATAGGCGCAACGGCGGCAAACCATTAATCTTGCATGAAATATTACTGACACACCTTCATGATGAGAGGCAAATTATGGATCGTTTGATTGCGACGTCCTCGCGCAGGCATTCGCTCTTGAGCACCCACAAGGTGCTGTGCAATACCTATTTCCTGCTGTCGCTTACGCTGGCATTTTCCGCACTGACCGCCACCGCGAGCACCCTGTTGCGGCTACCGGCGCCTGGTTTGATTCTGATGCTGGCCGGCTTTTACGGACTTCTGTTCCTAACCCACCGGCTCGCCAACAGTCCTGCTGGGATCCTCGCTACTTTTGCCCTGACCGGTTTTATGGGCTATACGCTGGGGCCGCTGCTGAGCATGCTGCTGGCGTCCGGCGCGGGGGACGTCATCATGCTGGCGCTGGGGGGCACGGCGGTGGTGTTCTTTTGCTGCTCGGCGTATGTCCTCACCACCCGCAAGGATATGTCTTTCTTGTCGGGAATGATGATGGCCGGCTTCGTGGTACTGCTGGTCGCGGTTGTCGCTAATTTTTTCCTGCATATCCCGGCCTTGTCGCTGGCTATAAGCGTGATGTTTATTCTGTTCTCCTCCGGCGCGATTCTGTGGGAAACCAGCAATATCATCCACGGTGGAGAGACCAACTATATTCGTGCCACCGTCAGTCTTTACGTATCGCTGTACAACATTTTCGTCAGCCTGCTAAGCATCTTCGGCGGTATGCGCAGCAGCTAACCTACCCCGTCCTCTTCCAGGCCCCGTTCGCGGCCGCGTCGGCATTCGCACATTATGCCGTCGCGTTCCCAGGCGAGGCCTGGTGTTTTCTGCACGGCAGATTTGCTATCCTCTCTTTATTCGATAATCAATGAGCCGGACAGGAATCGATGGAGTTTAACGGCACAGAAATCAGTACCGATGCGCAGGGGTATTTGACCCACCTGCAGGACTGGTCCGAAGCGTTGGCCGGAGAAATTGCCCGCCGCGAAGGTATCACCCTTAGCGAAGCCCACTGGCAGGTGATCCATTTCGTGCGCGCATTTTATCTACAGTACAATACGTCGCCAGCGGTGCGGATGCTGGTGAAGGCCATGGCGCAGGCCTACGGTGAAGAAAAAGGCAACAGCCGTTACCTTTTCCGTTTGTTTCCCGAGGGTCCTGCCAAACAGGCAACGAAAATTGCCGGTCTGCCCAAACCGGTTAAATGTCTGTAGCCGCTAAAAGTTGCGGCGCCGAAGCCGAAGTCCACGACCGCTGGCGCTAAACGGGCAGTGGCACCACGCTCCATAACTGTTGGCGCTAAGCCGGCAGATGCACCGCGGCCATAAACGCTGGCGTTAAGCGGGAAGTTGTACCGCAGTCCATAACCGTGGCGCAGCTAATGGCGCATCAACCCAGAGCACCGTGCGCACAGCGACTCCTGCCTGGAAGCGCTGACGGCGTTAATAGCGGATGGTAAAACCGTTGAAATCCCCGACGCTACCGTTGCGCGGTTC from Sodalis glossinidius str. 'morsitans' includes these protein-coding regions:
- the hspQ gene encoding heat shock protein HspQ: MIASKFGIGQQVRHKLLGYLGVIIDVDPEYSLEKPSLDDIAADDSLRTAPWYHVVMEDEEGKPVHIYLAEAQLGYESFPVHPEQPTLDELAESIRLQLQAPRLRN
- the yccA gene encoding FtsH protease modulator YccA is translated as MDRLIATSSRRHSLLSTHKVLCNTYFLLSLTLAFSALTATASTLLRLPAPGLILMLAGFYGLLFLTHRLANSPAGILATFALTGFMGYTLGPLLSMLLASGAGDVIMLALGGTAVVFFCCSAYVLTTRKDMSFLSGMMMAGFVVLLVAVVANFFLHIPALSLAISVMFILFSSGAILWETSNIIHGGETNYIRATVSLYVSLYNIFVSLLSIFGGMRSS
- a CDS encoding TusE/DsrC/DsvC family sulfur relay protein produces the protein MEFNGTEISTDAQGYLTHLQDWSEALAGEIARREGITLSEAHWQVIHFVRAFYLQYNTSPAVRMLVKAMAQAYGEEKGNSRYLFRLFPEGPAKQATKIAGLPKPVKCL